One Euphorbia lathyris chromosome 1, ddEupLath1.1, whole genome shotgun sequence DNA segment encodes these proteins:
- the LOC136222423 gene encoding uncharacterized protein isoform X3, producing MGMMNVALDDKGLDVARGDASRNVELRTKRVEKKPKPRRKRKRNRNRNHIVDELAPREDNDDVPESGRHRSQKETEAPDSFLGNGVVSCGDDAVEGGGAIVQSCNVGSERTREQKKHIELNNAKSMENRDQSLEVSPKSEPEAKKRRKIKHSTISQKSPVDKQHTRYASEAVNQETAAAVPSIWVKNVGVEHVGTFSNSSNLGKKPAAISPKDNLEIGTRNEEADNVEGGHEASEAAEKNSCLEVQASDTTGKENKVSGHENENDGAEEHQNHVFGQNDLHLKAKEAIVGSKLLEASETVDPPKLSKKKKSKKTKDLVSVTPPISATEHVKGFTSSISPSKPQKIAKADHLSDTFSKEEMLVDEEVTRKNGANDIVKAKKRKQKKKPDADSDVEKELDTVSDNVIQNVVKSVKEMGKDWITLECGKDTAAENDRCIQPAQVRAQKLESNSKKRCPEAVVSGSPSRSGSANEVADSCERNGVEFNDYFVPRKQDVETEGSSEMLVDEEVAKTNGANGMVKAKKKKHDAHSDGPPSDLKTPLMSNSNHVPEEALRSNDAPPNKEPSEVSDRGEKPLVRSKSQKVYAVPEEALGSNDFSRSKSKKAESNRESSKKLSLGGVSGSIFKDDSAAEASSNEDKNSNVSTRTPSVVPLSSGYSDGERNADYDSSQNGTSSRKREEGKPMKLIEHSPVVVEGKNMQATSILSGLLTNGANLMVKAKKRKKTEKKHDAYSMFEYDGAAGCSNEDNNSLEEKKNAAVVDIDNEDPNDDLCWICGDGGELICCDTCPSAFHLTCLGIKTFPSGCWNCIYCLCKYCHKISPNHTCSFCHQKYHPSCVSNPSLAFCGDKCEELHRKLHELIGVKHELGGGFTWSFIRNDGTVLSPNSSKLAVAVQIMEECFLPMFDDKTEVNLIHNIVYNHGSNVHRLNYSSFFTAILEKGGEMISVASVRIHGNELAEMPFIGTREEYRGVGMCRLLLTAIETGLCSLNVKKLAIPAVSKVKQTWISAFGFKHFQGPAKRLLRRFNMVVCPGSLMLYKPLAVSGSQI from the exons ATGGGTATGATGAATGTTGCTTTGGATGATAAGGGTTTAGATGTTGCTAGAGGAGATGCTTCAAGGAATGTCGAGTTACGGACTAAACGTGTAGAGAAAAAGCCTAAGCCTAGAAGGAAACGGAAACGGAACCGGAACCGGAACCATATTGTTGATGAACTTGCTCCAAGAGAAGACAATGATGATGTGCCTGAATCTGGTAGGCATAGATCACAGAAGGAGACTGAGGCACCAGACAGTTTTCTGGGAAATGGAGTAGTGTCGTGTGGTGATGATGCTGTTGAGGGAGGAGGCGCCATTGTGCAAAGTTGTAATGTTGGGAGTGAGAGGACTAGAGAGCAAAAAAAGCATATTGAACTCAATAATGCTAAATCAATGGAGAACAGGGATCAATCTTTGGAAGTCAGTCCAAAATCAGAACCTGAAGCGAAGAAAAGGCGTAAAATCAAACATTCAACAATCTCTCAGAAATCTCCAGTTGACAAACAACATACAAGATATGCTTCAGAGGCTGTTAATCAAGAAACTGCTGCTGCAGTTCCTTCAATTTGGGTGAAAAATGTTGGAGTTGAGCATGTTGGGACGTTTAGTAACTCATCCAATTTGGGTAAAAAACCTGCTGCAATCTCTCCAAAAGATAATCTAG AAATTGGTACGAGGAATGAAGAGGCTGATAATGTGGAAGGTGGTCATGAAGCATCTGAAGCAGCAGAGAAGAATTCTTGTCTTGAGGTCCAAGCATCTGATACGACTGGGAAAGAGAACAAAGTTTCCGGACACGAAAATGAGAATGATGGAGCAGAAGAACACCAAAATCATGTTTTTGGTCAGAATGATTTACACTTAAAAGCTAAAGAAGCGATTGTTGGTTCAAAATTGCTTGAAGCTAGTGAAACTGTGGATCCTCCAAAATTGTCCAAGAAAAAGAAGTCGAAGAAAACAAAGGATTTAGTGAGTGTAACACCGCCCATTTCTGCTACCGAACATGTGAAAGGCTTTACAAGCAGCATATCTCCTAGCAAACCTCAGAAAATTGCCAAGGCGGATCACCTCAGTGATACTTTTAGTAAAGAGGAGATGCTTGTTGATGAAGAAGTGACTAGAAAAAATGGTGCTAATGATATAGTGAAAGCTAAGAAGAGGAAGCAAAAGAAGAAGCCTGATGCAGATTCTGATGTAGAGAAAGAGTTGGATACGGTGAGTGATAATGTGATTCAGAATGTGGTGAAATCAGTCAAGGAGATGGGAAAAGATTGGATCACTTTGGAGTGTGGAAAGGATACCGCAGCTGAAAATGATCGATGCATTCAACCTGCTCAAGTTCGAGCACAAAAACTGGAAAGTAACAGTAAGAAGAGGTGCCCTGAAGCTGTTGTCAGTGGTAGCCCCTCTAGAAGTGGCAGTGCAAATGAAGTTGCTGATTCCTGCGAAAGAAACGGGGTCGAGTTCAATGATTATTTTGTGCCTAGAAAGCAAGATGTTGAAACTGAAGGTTCCAGTGAGATGCTTGTTGATGAAGAAGTGGCTAAAACAAATGGTGCTAACGGTATGGTGaaagcaaagaaaaagaagCATGATGCACATTCTGATGGTCCTCCATCCGACTTAAAAACTCCGCTGATGTCAAATAGCAATCATGTTCCTGAAGAAGCTCTGAGATCTAATGATGCTCCTCCAAACAAAGAGCCTTCAGAAGTTTCTGATAGAGGGGAAAAACCTCTGGTGCGTAGCAAGTCTCAGAAAGTTTATGCTGTTCCTGAAGAAGCTCTGGGATCTAATGATTTCAGTCGTTCAAAGAGTAAAAAGGCTGAATCGAATCGGGAAAGCTCTAAAAAGTTAAGTTTAGGAGGAGTATCAGGTTCAATATTCAAGGATGATAGCGCTGCTGAGGCTTCTTCTAATGAAGATAAGAATTCAAATGTCAGCACCAGAACTCCATCAGTTGTTCCATTGTCTTCTGGCTATTCGGATGGAGAACGCAATGCAGATTATGACTCATCACAAAATG GAACTAGCAGCCGGAAAAGAGAGGAAGGGAAACCAAT GAAACTAATTGAGCATTCTCCGGTTGTTGTCGAAGGCAAAAATATGCAAGCAACTTCTA TATTGTCAGGTTTGTTGACAAATGGTGCTAATCTtatggtgaaagctaagaagaggaagaagacggAGAAGAAGCATGATGCATATTCCATGTTCGAGTATGATGGCGCTGCGGGATGTTCTAATGAAGATAATAATTCattagaagaaaagaaaaacgcaGCAGTAGTAGATATTGACAACGAAGACCCGAATGATGATTTGTGTTGGATTTGCGGAGATGGTGGAGAGCTTATCTGTTGCGATACTTGTCCTTCAGCCTTCCATCTCACCTGCCTCGGGATTAAAACATTCCCTTCCGGCTGTTGGAACTGCATTTATTGTTTATGCAAATATTGTCACAAAATTTCTCCTAACCATACTTGTTCTTTTTGCCACCAGAAATATCACCCGTCCTGTGTTAGTAATCCATCCTTAGCTTTCTGTGGCGACAAATGTGAAGAGCTACACCGCAAACTGCACGAACTTATAGGAGTCAAACACGAACTCGGAGGAGGGTTTACTTGGAGTTTCATTCGCAACGACGGAACTGTGTTATCTCCCAACAGTTCAAAATTGGCTGTGGCAGTACAGATAATGGAAGAGTGTTTTCTGCCGATGTTTGACGATAAAACTGAAGTCAATCTGATTCATAATATCGTCTACAATCACGGCTCCAACGTGCATCGACTCAACTACTCAAGTTTCTTCACTGCAATTCTAGAAAAGGGAGGTGAAATGATATCAGTAGCATCAGTAAGAATACATGGGAATGAATTAGCAGAGATGCCTTTTATAGGGACACGTGAGGAGTATCGCGGGGTAGGAATGTGTCGGCTACTTCTAACCGCAATTGAAACCGGTCTATGCTCTTTAAATGTCAAGAAATTGGCGATTCCTGCTGTATCTAAGGTTAAACAAACTTGGATTTCTGCATTCGGTTTCAAGCATTTTCAAGGTCCCGCCAAGAGATTACTGAGAAGATTTAACATGGTTGTGTGTCCTGGGTCTCTTATGTTGTACAAACCTTTGGCTGTTTCAGGAAGTCAAATCTGA